The following are encoded together in the Salvia hispanica cultivar TCC Black 2014 chromosome 6, UniMelb_Shisp_WGS_1.0, whole genome shotgun sequence genome:
- the LOC125196954 gene encoding transcription factor MYB36-like produces the protein MGRAPCCDKANVKKGPWSPEEDFKLKSYIDQYGTGNNWIALPHKIGLKRCGKSCRLRWLNYLRPNIKHGGFTEEEDNIICSLYISIGTKWSIIAAQLPGRTDNDIKNYWNTRLKKKLLGRHMRKSSSSSIPAFDMHNLSSSALERLQLHMQLQSLQYPFSLYNNHNPHLNLTNQIAAPAPGQEDSLKIPFPGCEMVEQNPLVLNDKYCGFAVDNLKKVEDELDCFKEMSDNLAWWCNEFELNAGYSPI, from the exons ATGGGGAGAGCTCCATGCTGCGACAAAGCCAATGTGAAGAAGGGACCATGGTCTCCTGAAGAGGattttaaactaaaatcatACATAGATCAATACGGCACCGGAAACAACTGGATTGCTCTCCCACATAAAATcg GCTTGAAGAGATGTGGGAAGAGTTGCAGGCTGAGATGGCTGAATTACTTGAGGCCTAACATCAAGCATGGCGGATTCACCGAGGAAGAAGATAATATCATTTGCAGCCTCTACATCAGCATTGGCACCAA GTGGTCTATAATCGCGGCTCAGTTGCCAGGGAGGACAGACAACGACATCAAGAACTACTGGAACACGCGACTAAAGAAGAAACTCCTTGGCCGCCACATGAGGAAGTCGTCTAGCTCTAGCATACCGGCCTTCGATATGCATAACCTGAGCAGCTCAGCCCTGGAGAGGCTGCAGCTCCACATGCAGCTGCAGTCCCTCCAAtaccctttctctctctacaacaATCACAATCCACACTTGAATCTCACGAACCAAATTGCCGCTCCTGCTCCCGGACAAGAAGATTCGTTGAAGATTCCGTTTCCGGGATGTGAGATGGTGGAGCAGAATCCTCTCGTACTCAACGATAAATATTGCGGTTTTGCTGTAGATAATCTTAAGAAAGTTGAAGATGAGTTGGATTGTTTTAAGGAAATGAGTGATAATCTTGCATGGTGGTGTAACGAATTCGAGCTCAACGCCGGTTATTCGCCAATCTGA
- the LOC125197084 gene encoding pathogenesis-related protein PR-1-like, with protein sequence MLLFLLISITTLSNATPPAAAGKPPSNETIYRMSQGLCWNCVGDAIQFLYGHNLVRARKMQLPLRWDSELARYAAWWAGQRRRDCAVEHSFPDGGFTLGENIYWGSGQAWTAMDAVGAWADEEKYYDYDTNSCAAGEMCGHYTQIVWGSTRKIGCARVVCDGGDVFITCNYSPPGNYVGERPY encoded by the coding sequence ATGCTTCTTTTCCTCTTGATCAGCATAACCACCCTGTCCAACGCCACGCCTCCCGCGGCCGCCGGGAAGCCGCCGAGCAACGAGACGATATACCGAATGTCGCAAGGCCTGTGCTGGAACTGCGTGGGAGACGCCATACAATTCTTGTACGGGCACAACTTAGTGCGGGCAAGGAAAATGCAGCTGCCCTTACGCTGGGACTCGGAGCTTGCCCGTTACGCGGCGTGGTGGGCCGGGCAGCGGCGGCGTGACTGCGCGGTGGAGCACTCGTTCCCGGATGGCGGGTTCACGCTGGGCGAGAACATATACTGGGGCAGCGGGCAGGCGTGGACGGCCATGGACGCCGTGGGTGCGTGGGCCGATGAGGAGAAGTACTACGATTACGACACTAACAGCTGCGCCGCCGGCGAGATGTGCGGCCATTACACGCAGATTGTGTGGGGCAGTACGAGGAAGATCGGGTGCGCTCGAGTTGTTTGCGACGGCGGAGATGTGTTCATTACTTGTAATTACTCCCCACCCGGGAATTATGTCGGCGAGAGGCCTTATTGA
- the LOC125196654 gene encoding pathogenesis-related protein PR-1-like, which produces MKTLFVVVVLILVLIPANAAAASSKSQFLAVQNAARAALGLRPLAWDRRIARYAAVYARRRRGDCELRHSGGPYGENIFWGSGGAWTAAEAAADWVAERRQYSYKSNSCADGQQCGHYTQIVWRETTRMGCAKVVCDGGKGVFVICNYDPPGNYVGERPY; this is translated from the coding sequence atgAAGACGCTTTTCGTCGTCGTCGTCCTCATCCTCGTCCTGATCCCGGCCAATGCCGCGGCCGCGTCGTCCAAGAGCCAGTTCCTGGCCGTGCAGAACGCGGCCAGGGCGGCGCTGGGGCTGCGGCCGCTGGCGTGGGACCGGAGGATAGCGCGGTACGCGGCGGTGTAcgcgcggcggcggcgcgggGACTGCGAGCTGCGTCACTCGGGGGGGCCGTACGGGGAGAACATCTTCTGGGGGAGCGGGGGCGCGTGgacggcggcggaggcggcggcggacTGGGTGGCAGAGCGGCGGCAGTACAGCTACAAGTCGAATTCGTGCGCGGACGGGCAGCAGTGCGGGCATTACACGCAGATTGTGTGGCGGGAGACGACGAGGATGGGTTGCGCCAAAGTGGTGTGCGACGGAGGGAAGGGTGTTTTCGTCATTTGCAACTACGATCCGCCGGGGAATTACGTTGGAGAGAGGCCTTATTAG